The Drosophila subobscura isolate 14011-0131.10 chromosome A, UCBerk_Dsub_1.0, whole genome shotgun sequence genome includes the window aaaccataaataaatacattataaACATAGACTTGAATGCATCGAATACAAAGGTACAAAGATACATAAATAGATGGATAGGTAGCTGGATAGCTGGAGAGTCTTATCAACTATACGCTGGTTTCTTTGTGTTTATTACTTCTGTTGTGTGCTGATTTGTTGTGCCTTCTTTTGAACGATTAAACAACTGTTGCTTGACTTTTTGACAATTATCAGCAAATACATTATATATGCTTGTGTATGTGGAGGGTCCTGCGATCCAAAAGACAACACAAATggtatgtagtatgtatgtagagaGACACCAAGGGCATGCCCTGACTGACGTGTCCTATAGCCTAATGTTTCGTTCGTTATAATGCTCACAAAATTTCGTTGAATTCGTTGAGTGGACCGCTTAGCCGTGGctaatataaatatgtataaagtGTAGTAGGTACATAATGAGTAATATATAatgtttgtatataaattGGCTGGCCTAAAACTCTGtgtgattttgtgtgtgtgtttgtgtgcttggaTCAATCATGaccatacaaatatatttgtatatgacGTATATATTGTTATGGATAAAGCTATTACTTCCATCATCATTCATTCATCATCCTCGTTGTTTGTGGTTGTTTTTGTAGCCTTTTTTGCGcacactttgtgtgtgtgtttacatTCATTATATATGctacgtacgtacatacatatacggtAGTTGTACAATAGATTATGATTTATACGGTAGATGCACTTTTTTGTGCTCCTTTTTTAaagcttctttttgttttcttcttgtgcattgtgcataaattaaaacttaggcaattaattggttttcttaagcttaaaaaatataaacacatgcatacacacacatttaagAACATTTTCGCTTAAACTTTTGCggtttgtttatgtttttgtttcgttatTTGTTCTGTAGGTTTTGGCACAAATGTTTCGTACActaaacagagagaaaaacaaacaaacaaaatataaaatattacacctttaaacataaacataaaaacaatttgtataattaaaaaaaatatatatgtatatgtatatttaactAGGATGCAGttgtgtggggtggggggggCGGTAGGGGTGTGCTgtcgctgcggctgccgcatCTATCTGACCCACTggttgaggctgctgctgttggtgctgctgttgctgttgctgctggttgtggTGGCGGTTGCAGcggtgacagcagcagcggcagcggtggtgTTCGTGAGGCTGGTTAGGCAGGGTATACCCTCCAGGAGTATGGCTGCTggcacaacaacagctgctggtgctacAATTTCGACTACATTAATGGCTGCCTCTACGGGCGACATGGCCTTGGGTGTACCAAAATAGACAAGCGAATTATAATATCAAAGCTCGTCGTTAGGCGAATGCTCCTGCACGTACTCCTTCGGAAAATAGCCAACCTGTtgtccaaacaaaaaacaattataattaatatattaaCACAACGATAATCGTTAGGTGGACACGCACTGTATCACCAATCTTGCCACGCCACCAGCCCTTGCTGTCCCCATCCTTGCCTATAACCAATATCTGGCAGTCGGTGCGCAGCTGCAGTTGATTGCTGCCCGGCTTCGGTTCGTAATCGTACAGGGCAGTGGCTATTACCTCACGATATGGCCACTGCAGCAAAGTATTTAATCTGTAATTATAAATAGAATTAGAAAACCCCCAAGCTATGTAGATGCTGACAGATCAGTCAGAGATTCTTACCCTGCAAAATTCTCGCCTAGATCATTCCTTTCGTAGTAGGAAACCAACTCGACAATCGTCTTGAAGTGCCGCCGTGCCGACAGGCAATAGAGCATGCCCTCTGTGCCGATTTCCTGATTGATTTTCATATGCTTAATCACATGATCATCGGTTCTAAAGTGCGGATTAATAGATTAAATGTACAGGAAACTTGAATTATGACCCATTCCATTCTACACTCACTTTAGGCTCAGGGCATACATCGTCTCATGTGCCGTCGATGGCCCTTGGGGTCGTACGCGCAGCAAATACGTGCCAATGCGTCGATTCTCCAAACGATTGGCCGCCGTCTCGCGATCCATGTTGCCCACAAACCAATTGAATTCGGTTAGCTGTCGATCGCAGACTGGCGGCGGTTGGGTAATGGGATTCTGCTTGCAGCGACCCGTCGACGAGATGCAGCCCTTGTGTACGGCTATGAGGCACACCTTGCAGCGATAGCCCTGATGGATGCGTCCCTTTAGAAACTTGGAGCAGTGCCGGCATGACGTTGGTGTATCGaatgtaaatatttccattttgtgaTCCGTATTGCGGCAGCCAGGCGGATCCAGGCTCTCCCTAAACGAAATTAGAACAAATACGAATAAATATCAGCCGAGTTATGGCTGGAAGGGGACAATGCTCTCAATGCTCTCACTCACATTGCCTCGGTCAGTGCCTTGCGCCACTTGTCCCGCTCATGCTCCGACTTCAGATACAGCGTAAAGGCCGTCTTGCCCGATTTGCGAGCCAACAGTAGCTGATACTTGAAGCGCGTATCCCGGCCGAGGGTGCGCCGCGAGTGGCTCTGCTCCACACGATAGTCGGCCAGGTTATGCGAGTCGCGATATGTGTACTGCATGTCACCCGTTTTGATGTGCAGCGACTTGACCATTATGAGTATCTTGTCGAAGACAAATGCATACCGCAGCTTGGTCTTTTGATCCTCGTGCGCCTTGATGTGCAGCTCCCCGTCGAGGAGGAGGCGTCCGTATTGCAGCAGATCGTTGCCAttctgcagcagatgcagatcGAATATGCTGTCCTTCACCTTCTGTATGATGACCAGATGGTCCGAGTCGCGCTTCACCTCATTGATGTACTGCGACACATCGATCATGGCCTCCTTGGCCCGCTCCAGCGAGCGGTAGTCCTCATGCTGCGGTGCCGTCTCCTTCACCagcttgtccagcagcagatggTACTTGAGGATGCGCTGCATGGGCACCGACAGTATGTCCCGCAACTGCAGCTTGCCCACATTGTATTCCCGCTCGCATTTCTGCACCAGTTGATCAATGATCTGATTCTTCTTGCACACATCCGCCAGATAGTCAATGGCGcccagcaggcagctgcagtACTCGCCATAGATGAGGAAAGGCTCACGGAAATCCATGAATACCTGAGCCATTCTCAGCTTGGTGCTGGGCGAAAGGGCTTCCCGCAGTCGCTCCAGGAATCGTGTGTGTATGTCAGCCAGCTCCTAGACATCCACCAATGGAAAGGGggtaaaaaaatatatatagaaacaAATCGAACTGAACCCTATGGATATACTCACCCTAATTCGTGGAAATATTAGCCGCAGCTCGTCCTGGTTGAGGTGCCGTTCTAGCGGACCCATAAACTTCAACTTTAGGGCATTGAGAACATCCAAATAGTTGGACTCTGTGTCGATTAGCTCCCGTATCACGTAGTCGCGCTGCTCGAAGCTGGTCGATGATGCTGTCTAAAGGGGCGCACAAAATCAGAGACATTAGTTTTGGCAATCAGCTGAGTGTTTACAGCGGCGTCTCATGCACAATagaaacatcagcagcagtttcTACCTGGCTTCTACTCGTCCTGTGCAGGGCGCACAAGTCTTGGTAGACCTCCTCCTCTTTTGTGTTGGTGTGATCGTAACCAGTTCCATTGCATGCAATATTGTCGGTGGTactaaatgaaaataaaacaaaaaaccaaataatacaaaattatagaacatcaaattaaacaaaaacatgaacaaaacaaaatcaaatagtGTAATCAAGAATTAAAACGTTTGAGTTCGAGTTTATTAGCCCGCGCTCAACAAGCAAAGATCCGCCAAATTTAGAAATCTCATCGATAGCCGTCATCCAATATGTTCCTATCGATTGTTGAATACCCCACCACGTCGCGAGGCCAAAAATATCTGCGAGGCAGCGTCGAATTTACAGTATTTTTATAAAGAACATAAGATACCGAATTAGCAACATTCTGATACTTTTGGGTGTTGGCCCTAGATATTATAGAATATAATATAAGCCAAATCAcatcgcaaaaaaaaagcatgtACAAAAGTGAATACCGGAGGTTTTTCACACTAGCGGTGTAGCCACTAGCGGTCAAAGCCTGTCGACAAAGGTACAAATTTCCTCGTCAGATGTCTCTGTTGCTATTTACATAGATATGTAGTTAATGTCTAACAAACGTGTAGTTCCCGCGTAGTTACCATGTAAGaacatatacatttttttcacAATGCAACTCTACTGCAAAGTGCATGACGATGTGCTATTAAAACAGCtgtcactgtgtgtgtgtcggacTTGGATTTGACGAATAATAATTGCTGATTCtgtgcaataaaaacaaacgaaatggAGCATCATACATACGCCAAAAGTGGTTTGAAAATATGTAAGGTGCAGGGCAAACACATGTGTTCCCCACTCACGCCCCCTCCCCTTACGATTCACGATTCTAACGCAAGTACTTCCTTTGTTTATTCTGTTGTAGGGACCATTGAGCAGAAGCGCAGCCTAGTGAAAAAGCGCATTAATGCTGATTATTTGTTCAATAAACCCTCTCTGAGGGGGGATCGGCCATGGAAGTAAGTTTTTGTGCTTCCCAGGGAGAGGTGGGGTGTACTTTTTACAGTGCACGAAATAAGCTGTCATGTGGACGGTGCATGGAACGGGGTTCGGGGcttgtgcatatgtatgttacgttaaatatatgtatgtaaatgtaactCACGTTTTGCAGGACTTTTAAGGAAATGGCCCAGATTGGTGACTTTAGCGAGCATGCCCTGCGCCAGCAATGGCAAGCCCTGGTCTATGCCTATCGCACTGAGAAGGAGGGCATCAGTTCGCCCATCAACGACCTGGTGATCAAATCACTCAACAAGAAGTGGGAGTTCTTTGGCGAAATACACAGATTCATGATCAAGAAGAATGACCATCATTCGTATGCGCAAAAGGAACCGAATGAGCGCCTGGTGGAGCCGATACTGCGTTGCCCTGAAGCCACCAAAGTTGTGGCAAAAGCACAATCAACAGCTGAGAATAATGCTGAAAACTCATCGGACGACGATGGACTGGAGGTAATAACACCTGAACCTTACCCTGCTGCACTGAAAAAGATGTTCGAAGACGATCCATGGCACCCTGTCCCTACTACACTGGAAAAGGTGTTGATTGTCGATCCACGTGAACCTCACCCAAAGACACCGAAAAAGGTGTACCCAAAGGAACAGAACGACAAGAAGGAGGCTGACGAGATCGAGGAGAATTGCCCAGTCCTAAAGAGGATTGAGTCGGAGAACTATGGGAAAGTAACCACACACGGTCATCCGATTCCTAAATATCGATATGTCTGGGTTCAGTATGGTGGGCCGGTCGAGGACAACCAAACCGAAAATGTCAACAACTCTGCTCAACCCAAAGCTCGTAAATCTCACAAGCGTCGGGCTGGAAAGGTACTTAGCGAGAAGGATAAGTACTACAGGTGAGTAGCTCTCTAGCTGTTCCCCAGCAACTCAATtgattaataataatataataccCCACCCACAGACATCGTCGTCGCTTCGAGCAACGACTTGAGAAACGCCTGAAAGGTTTTGGCAAGGCTGTGAGTGTCATTTTGAATCACGTGGCCACCAATTTAGGGGCTCAGACCGAGATGCCGGATCTGGGGACGTTATTTGACTCTGATTCGATGCCATCGAGCAGCAGTGACAGCAGCGCTGACGAGGACTCCGAACAGaactaaacacacaaaaaacagaaacaggttACAGGGCGGGTGATCTTTAAGTGAGGAAGAATGAAAGGAGAGGAGTGGAGCccaaggcaaagccaaagaagcTAACACTAAAACAGGGTCCACGTTTTTGTTAcaccaaaatttggtggctctagctcttatagtctctgaaaactagccgacaaacaagacggacggacagacagacatggctcaatcgactcggctattgatgctgatcaagaagatatatactttataccctatttactcttcgagtaccgggtataaaaaggaagGGAAAAGACTATGTCTCGTAACAACTAAAAACGATTTCGAAATTTAAGAGTGTCTATtaggaaaagagaaaatatattcACTGATTAGGGGCAGGGCCGGGGCAAATTCGTTACACAAATAACgaaattaaactaaataatAGACTTAATGTTacaagaaacgagaagggacgtgtgagacgctccttacgcgtcacatcttttatccccggcactcagtacaacatctgtaccttagcgtttttttttctttcaaattttccatattttcttcatctgtcatctacatacatctacatcacttctcacgccaacatgctctcttagctcgcccccctcccctagagccacacaccacatgaagcagagtgtggatgagagaatgtgtcTTCATTctagctataataatgatccaatcggatcccaattcggtgatctgatagatatggtcattccctaaagaatgacgtttttagttctctcgtatcttcaaaattgtggctgtggaagatttcgccctttgtgggggcggaagagggcggggctcattctggaaatacacttgtaacagtgtgggCATaaagaagtctggatgcaaaatttgctGGCTCTAggtttatagtctctgagatccaggtgctcaacaagacggacggacagactcaaacgactcggctattgatgctgatcaagaataatatatactttatggggtcggaaacgtttccttctgtgcgttagaaacatccgttattccccacaaatacaacataccctatttactcttcgagtaccaggtattAAAAGAAACGGAAAAAGCTGCTTAAAAGAATATAGGACTGCTGACTGCATAATAAACAACATCGAACATAAGTAGGAAATAGCAACgaattgttaaacaaatgaaaaataaaaggcTTACCAaatctacatatatacactGCAGCAAAGGAAATAGCGTAAGAAATTGTGAATGGCAATGGGCTGAGGGATCAATGTATAACGGCAGGgacaaaagaaagaataacTGAGAAAACTGTTCAGTAAATACTCGCAATACTCGTAAAGACAATCTAtttatggaaatgtttttgaaAAAGAGTAAACAATTTCCCCCCCGATaatgcttttttgtttgtttagagGTGGGGTTGAAATATAATGCCAGGAGCGAATCCTACATCCAATGGCAATCAGGCAGATGAAAGATAGTGCGACGGCCTTATCGGCTGAAGAAATAACAGACAGGGACGCCAACCCCCCGACCATAACCCACTGTATTTTGGATCGATACACAATCCAAAATCCACATTTGAACACAATATGCTGGATTTTACGCCAAATGTTGTCAAATAGATGACAAGTATGGctacagaaaatatatatacaaaaaaaaaaacaaaaacaagccacAGAAAGGAAATAAAGTGCAAGGGGGTATAATTGTTGTGGGGTGCATTCGTTGGGGATGATGTTTGTGGTAGTTATATTAAGATTAAACAGATATTCGGAAGATTGAAGTACAGGTAGGAGGAGGTAGAGCAGTTGGCCTGGGGAATGGGTTAAGGATGTGGGATGGCGGATTACAGTGAAAGAGTTAGTAATGGATAGACGGCACACCTCTGGTTTTGGCTTCGTTTGGAATGTAACATAGCAGAGATCCTCGTAGACCTTCTCATCGTCCTCGC containing:
- the LOC117902280 gene encoding uncharacterized protein LOC117902280 is translated as MEHHTYAKSGLKIWTIEQKRSLVKKRINADYLFNKPSLRGDRPWKTFKEMAQIGDFSEHALRQQWQALVYAYRTEKEGISSPINDLVIKSLNKKWEFFGEIHRFMIKKNDHHSYAQKEPNERLVEPILRCPEATKVVAKAQSTAENNAENSSDDDGLEVITPEPYPAALKKMFEDDPWHPVPTTLEKVLIVDPREPHPKTPKKVYPKEQNDKKEADEIEENCPVLKRIESENYGKVTTHGHPIPKYRYVWVQYGGPVEDNQTENVNNSAQPKARKSHKRRAGKVLSEKDKYYRHRRRFEQRLEKRLKGFGKAVSVILNHVATNLGAQTEMPDLGTLFDSDSMPSSSSDSSADEDSEQN
- the LOC117902233 gene encoding protein vav isoform X2, with the translated sequence MASNNNNNNSSNSFGNSLGGGIAAVNADLWRECVAWLTRCKIIPPDHKAALPDAEIRILAMTLRDGVLLCNLVIHLDPSSMDPREFNRKPQMAQFLCSKNIKLFLDVCHNNFGIRDADLFEPTMLYDLTNFHRVLITLSKLSQCRKVQQLHPDLVGFNLLLSPSERSHSDEAIYKDLHSTTTDNIACNGTGYDHTNTKEEEVYQDLCALHRTSRSQTASSTSFEQRDYVIRELIDTESNYLDVLNALKLKFMGPLERHLNQDELRLIFPRIRELADIHTRFLERLREALSPSTKLRMAQVFMDFREPFLIYGEYCSCLLGAIDYLADVCKKNQIIDQLVQKCEREYNVGKLQLRDILSVPMQRILKYHLLLDKLVKETAPQHEDYRSLERAKEAMIDVSQYINEVKRDSDHLVIIQKVKDSIFDLHLLQNGNDLLQYGRLLLDGELHIKAHEDQKTKLRYAFVFDKILIMVKSLHIKTGDMQYTYRDSHNLADYRVEQSHSRRTLGRDTRFKYQLLLARKSGKTAFTLYLKSEHERDKWRKALTEAMESLDPPGCRNTDHKMEIFTFDTPTSCRHCSKFLKGRIHQGYRCKVCLIAVHKGCISSTGRCKQNPITQPPPVCDRQLTEFNWFVGNMDRETAANRLENRRIGTYLLRVRPQGPSTAHETMYALSLKTDDHVIKHMKINQEIGTEGMLYCLSARRHFKTIVELVSYYERNDLGENFAGLNTLLQWPYREVIATALYDYEPKPGSNQLQLRTDCQILVIGKDGDSKGWWRGKIGDTVGYFPKEYVQEHSPNDEL
- the LOC117902233 gene encoding protein vav isoform X1, with protein sequence MASNNNNNNSSNSFGNSLGGGIAAVNADLWRECVAWLTRCKIIPPDHKAALPDAEIRILAMTLRDGVLLCNLVIHLDPSSMDPREFNRKPQMAQFLCSKNIKLFLDVCHNNFGIRDADLFEPTMLYDLTNFHRVLITLSKLSQCRKVQQLHPDLVGFNLLLSPSERSHSDEAIYKDLHSTEMRKTNSIDAAVVPASASAAAAREGFYERTLKSGSGSVSVEDENSDITIENGVEDNDIDDMDDIGDGTMDNDSGSGGSGGSGSGNGGGNGSMKTLSFDLSLDDTASLEGVPVATVASPPETLAPTRTTAALLREAPKPSTSEAAAEAFASNASFCASTLSLLHASNSSLFINESQWLQKAAAAVYNYQSCPSISSSEHEYSYIYSEDDEKVYEDLCYVTFQTKPKPETASSTSFEQRDYVIRELIDTESNYLDVLNALKLKFMGPLERHLNQDELRLIFPRIRELADIHTRFLERLREALSPSTKLRMAQVFMDFREPFLIYGEYCSCLLGAIDYLADVCKKNQIIDQLVQKCEREYNVGKLQLRDILSVPMQRILKYHLLLDKLVKETAPQHEDYRSLERAKEAMIDVSQYINEVKRDSDHLVIIQKVKDSIFDLHLLQNGNDLLQYGRLLLDGELHIKAHEDQKTKLRYAFVFDKILIMVKSLHIKTGDMQYTYRDSHNLADYRVEQSHSRRTLGRDTRFKYQLLLARKSGKTAFTLYLKSEHERDKWRKALTEAMESLDPPGCRNTDHKMEIFTFDTPTSCRHCSKFLKGRIHQGYRCKVCLIAVHKGCISSTGRCKQNPITQPPPVCDRQLTEFNWFVGNMDRETAANRLENRRIGTYLLRVRPQGPSTAHETMYALSLKTDDHVIKHMKINQEIGTEGMLYCLSARRHFKTIVELVSYYERNDLGENFAGLNTLLQWPYREVIATALYDYEPKPGSNQLQLRTDCQILVIGKDGDSKGWWRGKIGDTVGYFPKEYVQEHSPNDEL